In Corynebacterium matruchotii, a single genomic region encodes these proteins:
- a CDS encoding peptidoglycan D,D-transpeptidase FtsI family protein, translated as MLGRLRILSAGVFLLCLMVIARMAWVQLVWGPDLSSLAAEQRTRIYTDPARRGAITDRSGQQLAYTMQARSLTVSPNVLRRELPYVAKQQLASDENYVQGSEETRNQMIEAKVADIMTEYSEEIPKIIEKARTEKQAAKATKTVTGSTKGLKDAAKKSEVKPEDIVAKLKADSNYEVLVRNVDPDVAAGISEKYYGIAADLQDVRQYPNGAVASNVIGKISQDGQGQFGFESANDSLLSGINGRKSIEVSTDGQAIPGTVTDDVPATNGANVTLTLDLDLQTYVQQQLEQAKANSGAKSASAVVLDAKTAQVMAMATSDSIDPMGDIKKQLEQGKEFGNSTISAPFEPGSVAKIITAAGAIENGVTSPDEVHTVPGSIDMAGVNVKDAWDHGPAQYTTTGIFGKSSNVGTLMLAEKLGEDKFDQLLTGFGVGRATGIELPSESEGLLPQRAQWSGGTFANLPIGQGMSVTLLQMAGIYQAIANGGERIAPRIISEVRDGHGAVVAQPEPERTRVVSEETARTVVNMFRAVTQSDSSGLQQGTGSQAAVKGYQIAGKTGTAQQVDAATGAYSHSKYWITFAGIAPADDPRFVVALMLDNPQRGVHGEGGQSAAPLFHDIASWLLNRDNVPPSPPMEGQLVLQMQ; from the coding sequence CGACCGCTCCGGCCAACAGCTGGCCTACACCATGCAGGCCAGATCACTGACTGTGTCACCGAATGTGCTGCGGCGCGAATTGCCATATGTGGCGAAACAACAGCTGGCGTCGGACGAGAATTATGTTCAAGGGTCCGAAGAAACCCGCAACCAAATGATTGAGGCGAAGGTTGCGGACATCATGACGGAGTATTCGGAAGAAATCCCCAAGATTATTGAGAAGGCTCGGACGGAAAAACAGGCCGCTAAGGCCACGAAAACCGTGACGGGCAGCACGAAGGGCCTCAAGGATGCGGCCAAGAAGAGTGAGGTGAAGCCGGAAGATATTGTGGCGAAGCTGAAGGCCGATTCGAATTATGAGGTGTTGGTGCGCAATGTTGATCCGGATGTGGCGGCCGGTATTTCGGAGAAATATTATGGTATTGCCGCGGATTTGCAGGATGTGCGCCAGTATCCCAATGGGGCGGTGGCGTCGAATGTGATCGGCAAGATCAGCCAGGATGGGCAGGGCCAATTTGGGTTTGAGTCGGCGAATGATTCATTGCTGTCGGGGATTAATGGCCGGAAGTCGATTGAGGTGTCGACCGATGGGCAGGCGATCCCGGGCACTGTGACGGACGATGTGCCGGCGACGAATGGGGCGAATGTGACGCTCACCCTGGATTTGGATCTGCAAACATATGTGCAGCAGCAGCTGGAGCAGGCGAAAGCAAATTCGGGGGCGAAGAGCGCGTCGGCGGTGGTGCTGGATGCGAAGACGGCGCAGGTGATGGCCATGGCGACGAGTGATTCAATTGATCCGATGGGGGATATTAAAAAGCAGCTGGAGCAGGGGAAAGAGTTTGGTAATAGCACGATTTCGGCACCGTTTGAGCCGGGGTCGGTGGCGAAGATTATTACGGCGGCGGGTGCGATTGAAAACGGGGTGACCAGCCCGGACGAGGTGCATACGGTGCCGGGCAGTATCGACATGGCGGGGGTGAATGTGAAGGATGCGTGGGATCATGGTCCGGCGCAGTACACCACGACGGGGATTTTTGGTAAGTCCTCCAATGTGGGGACGCTTATGCTGGCGGAGAAGCTGGGGGAGGACAAGTTCGACCAGCTCTTGACTGGTTTTGGGGTGGGTCGGGCCACGGGGATCGAGTTGCCGAGCGAGTCGGAGGGGCTGCTGCCGCAGCGGGCGCAGTGGTCCGGGGGCACGTTTGCGAATCTGCCGATTGGGCAGGGCATGAGTGTGACATTGTTGCAGATGGCAGGGATCTACCAGGCCATAGCGAATGGGGGTGAGCGGATTGCGCCGCGGATTATTTCCGAGGTGCGGGATGGTCACGGTGCGGTGGTGGCCCAGCCGGAGCCGGAGCGCACCCGGGTAGTGAGTGAGGAGACGGCCCGGACGGTGGTGAATATGTTCCGGGCGGTCACCCAGTCGGATTCGAGCGGGTTGCAGCAGGGTACCGGGTCGCAGGCGGCGGTGAAGGGGTATCAGATTGCAGGGAAGACCGGCACGGCGCAGCAGGTGGATGCGGCGACGGGGGCATATTCCCATTCGAAATATTGGATCACGTTTGCGGGTATTGCGCCGGCGGATGATCCCCGGTTTGTGGTGGCGTTGATGTTGGATAATCCCCAACGGGGGGTACATGGTGAGGGGGGCCAGTCGGCGGCGCCGCTATTTCATGATATTGCGTCGTGGCTGTTGAATCGGGATAATGTGCCGCCGTCGCCGCCGATGGAGGGCCAGTTGGTGCTGCAGATGCAGTAG
- a CDS encoding UDP-N-acetylmuramoyl-L-alanyl-D-glutamate--2,6-diaminopimelate ligase gives MAVTVLDVAQLIGARMQGGTAEQAQVPITEVGLNSAELPAGALFAAVPGTRVHGARFAADTAAAAILTDEAGWGLLSAAGETRPVLVVDDVRSVLGVAAAAVYGDPSSQLTVIGITGTSGKTTTSYMLEAGLLAAGYRVGLIGTTGTQINGRPVPTSLTTPEAPTLQALFVQMLAEGVTHVVMEVSSHALMLGRVLGVKFDVAGFTNLSQDHLDFHATMAEYFDAKALFFRPGSPTRAARAVVCVDDEWGEKMASVFGSGVRTLATRGQAGDYTVSAVQTVERGGQEFRLAAPSGAVVAATVPLPGRFNVANAALALALADTVGVDMTALLPGLAGVGVPGRMEVVDCGQDFLAVVDYAHKPAAIKAVLATVRGQITGRIGLVVGAGGDRDHSKRPIMGAEAAAGADYVVVTDDNPRNEDPAAIRAQVLAGTAAGSAEVVEIGDRRAAIRQVVAWAKPGDAVIIAGKGHEVGQLIDGVMHHFDDREELRAALEGRDQ, from the coding sequence ATGGCTGTTACGGTTTTGGATGTGGCGCAGCTTATAGGTGCGCGGATGCAGGGCGGTACGGCGGAACAGGCTCAGGTGCCGATTACTGAGGTGGGGTTGAATTCCGCCGAGTTGCCGGCGGGGGCGTTGTTTGCGGCGGTGCCGGGCACGCGGGTGCATGGGGCGCGGTTTGCCGCGGATACTGCGGCGGCGGCGATTCTCACGGATGAGGCCGGGTGGGGGCTGTTGTCGGCGGCGGGGGAGACCCGTCCGGTGTTGGTGGTTGATGATGTGCGGTCGGTGTTGGGGGTTGCGGCCGCGGCCGTCTATGGGGACCCGTCGTCGCAGCTCACGGTGATTGGGATTACCGGCACGTCGGGGAAGACTACCACGAGTTACATGCTGGAGGCCGGGTTGTTGGCGGCCGGCTATCGGGTGGGATTGATCGGTACGACCGGCACGCAGATTAATGGTCGCCCGGTGCCGACGTCGCTCACCACGCCGGAGGCGCCCACGTTGCAGGCGTTGTTTGTGCAAATGCTGGCGGAAGGGGTGACGCATGTGGTGATGGAGGTGTCGTCGCATGCGTTGATGCTGGGTCGGGTGTTGGGCGTGAAGTTTGATGTTGCCGGGTTTACGAACCTGTCGCAGGATCATCTGGATTTTCATGCCACCATGGCGGAGTATTTTGATGCCAAGGCGCTGTTTTTCCGCCCCGGGTCGCCGACGCGGGCCGCCCGGGCGGTGGTGTGTGTTGATGACGAATGGGGGGAGAAAATGGCAAGTGTGTTCGGTTCGGGGGTACGTACTTTGGCGACCCGCGGCCAGGCGGGGGACTATACGGTGTCGGCGGTACAGACCGTAGAGCGGGGCGGGCAGGAGTTCCGGCTTGCGGCGCCGTCGGGGGCGGTGGTGGCTGCGACCGTGCCGTTGCCGGGCAGGTTTAATGTGGCGAATGCCGCGTTGGCGTTGGCGTTGGCGGACACCGTGGGGGTGGACATGACCGCTTTGCTGCCGGGGCTGGCGGGCGTGGGGGTGCCGGGTCGGATGGAGGTGGTCGACTGCGGTCAGGATTTCTTGGCGGTGGTGGATTACGCCCATAAGCCGGCGGCCATTAAGGCGGTGTTGGCAACCGTGCGGGGCCAGATCACGGGCCGGATTGGCCTGGTGGTGGGGGCCGGTGGGGACCGGGATCATTCCAAACGGCCGATCATGGGTGCCGAGGCTGCGGCGGGGGCGGACTATGTGGTGGTGACGGACGATAATCCCCGCAACGAGGATCCGGCGGCGATTCGCGCCCAAGTGTTGGCGGGCACCGCAGCCGGGTCCGCCGAGGTGGTAGAGATCGGCGATCGGCGTGCGGCAATCCGCCAGGTGGTGGCGTGGGCCAAGCCGGGTGATGCGGTGATTATTGCCGGCAAGGGTCATGAGGTGGGGCAGCT